In Capricornis sumatraensis isolate serow.1 chromosome 16, serow.2, whole genome shotgun sequence, a genomic segment contains:
- the LOC138092244 gene encoding LOW QUALITY PROTEIN: olfactory receptor 4S1-like (The sequence of the model RefSeq protein was modified relative to this genomic sequence to represent the inferred CDS: inserted 1 base in 1 codon; substituted 1 base at 1 genomic stop codon) yields MGVKNNVTEFVLLGLFQSREMQXACFLVFFLFHVLTVLGNLLVIVTINASKTLHAPMYFFRRHLSFADVCYPSATTPKMIADTLVERKTISFEGCMTQLFSARFFGGTEIFLLTAMAYDRYVAICRPLHYATVMGRRKCGLLAGASWVAGFLHSILQTLLTVQLPFCGPDEIDSFFCDVHPLLKLACGDTXGMISLMSFIILIISYVVILLNLRSRSSESRRKALSTCGSHIITVLLVLVPPMFMYIRPSTALAADKLVILFNIVMPPLLNALIYTLRNSEVENAMRRIFRVKGSSGGEVKLQGFS; encoded by the exons ATGGGCGTCAAGAACAACGTGACTGAGTTCGTCTTGCTCGGGCTTTTCCAGAGCCGGGAGATGCAGTGAGCCTGCTTCCTggtcttctttctcttccacGTGCTCACGGTCCTGGGGAACCTTCTGGTCATCGTCACCATCAACGCCAGCAAGACCCTGCACGCGCCCATGTACTTCTTCCGCCGCCACTTGTCCTTTGCCGACGTGTGCTATCCATCCGCCACCACGCCCAAGATGATTGCTGACACTTTGGTGGAGCGCAAGACCATCTCCTTCGAGGGCTGCATGACCCAGCTCTTTTCTGCCCGCTTCTTTGGTGGCACCGAGATCTTCCTCCTCACGgccatggcctatgaccgctacgtggccatctgTAGGCCCCTCCACTACGCGACCGTCATGGGCCGCCGGAAGTGTGGCCTGCTGGCGGGGGCCTCCTGGGTGGCTGGCTTCCTGCATTCCATCCTGCAGACACTCCTCACGGTCCAGCTGCCCTTCTGTGGGCCCGACGAGATCGACAGCTTCTTCTGTGACGTCCATCCCCTGCTGAAGCTGGCCTGTGGGGACA GCGGCATGATTTCTTTAATGTCCTTCATCATCCTTATCATCTCCTATGTGGTCATCCTACTGAACCTGAGAAGCCGGTCTTCTGAGAGCCGGCGCAAGGCTCTGTCCACATGCGGCTCACATATCATCACTGTGCTTCTGGTCCTGGTGCCCCCCATGTTCATGTACATTCGACCCTCCACCGCCCTGGCTGCTGACAAACTCGTCATCCTCTTTAACATCGTCATGCCACCGTTGCTGAACGCTCTGATCTACACGCTGAGGAACAGTGAGGTGGAAAATGCCATGAGGAGGATCTTCAGGGTCAAGGGGAGCTCAGGGGGAGAAGTGAAACTACAAGGCTTCTCGTGA
- the LOC138092245 gene encoding LOW QUALITY PROTEIN: olfactory receptor 4X2-like (The sequence of the model RefSeq protein was modified relative to this genomic sequence to represent the inferred CDS: substituted 1 base at 1 genomic stop codon) gives MAHVHNVTEFIFLGLSPNPEVQKACFVTFLLLYTAIVLGNFLIVLTVMSSRSLGSPMYFFLSYLSFVEICYASTTAPRLISDLLAERKAIPLWGCMTXVFFIHLFGGTETFLLTVMAYDHYVAICKPLSYTTIMSRQACAFLVGAAWVGGFVHSLAQILLVFRLPFCGPSVIDHYFCDVLPLFKLACSDTVLIGLLIVANGGTLSVISFVVLLASYVVILLHLRTRSSAGRRKALSTCGAHVTVVTLFFGPCIFIYLRPSTTLSVDKTVAVFYTVITPLLNPVIYSLRNAEVKKAVKRLWIRAVKVEERWRLSLGVLAFEAIIFFLTEASLAFVA, from the exons ATGGCTCACGTGCACAATGTGACAGAATTCATTTTCCTGGGACTTTCTCCCAATCCAGAGGTGCAGAAAGCCTGCTTTGTGACATTTCTGCTCCTGTACACAGCCATTGTGCTGGGGAATTTCCTCATTGTCCTCACTGTCATGAGCAGCAGAAGCCTTGGctcccccatgtacttcttcctgagCTACCTGTCCTTTGTGGAGATCTGCTACGCCTCGACGACAGCCCCCAGGCTCATCTCAGATCTGCTGGCTGAGAGGAAAGCCATCCCTCTGTGGGGCTGCATGACATAGGTTTTCTTTATCCACTTGTTTGGTGGCACTGAGACTTTCCTGCTCactgtgatggcctatgaccactacgtggccatctgcaagcccctCAGCTACACCACCATCATGAGCCGGCAGGCGTGTGCCTTCCTGGTGGGCGCAGCATGGGTGGGGGGCTTTGTGCATTCCTTGGCCCAAATCCTTCTTGTCTTCCGCTTGCCCTTCTGTGGCCCCAGTGTGATCGACCACTATTTCTGTGACGTGCTTCCCCTGTTCAAACTTGCCTGCTCTGACACCGTCCTCATTGGCCTTCTGATCGTTGCCAATGGGGGGACCCTGTCTGTGATCAGCTTCGTGGTCCTCTTAGCCTCCTATGTGGTCATCTTGCTCCATCTGAGGACCCGGAGCTCCGCGGGGCGGCGCAAGGCCCTGTCCACCTGTGGGGCCCACGTCACTGTGGTCACGTTGTTCTTTGGGCCCTGCATCTTCATCTATCTGAGACCCTCCACCACCCTGTCTGTGGACAAGACGGTGGCCGTGTTCTACACGGTGATCACCCCACTGCTCAACCCTGTCATCTACTCCCTGAGAAATGCTGAAGTGAAGAAGGCCGTGAAGAGGCTGTGGATCAGAGCAGTGAAAGTAGAAGAGAGGTGGAGGCTGAGCCTTGGTGTCTTG GCATTTGAGGCAATTATATTCTTCCTTACTGAAGCTTCTTTGGCCTTTGTTGCTTAA